From the Helicoverpa zea isolate HzStark_Cry1AcR chromosome 28, ilHelZeax1.1, whole genome shotgun sequence genome, one window contains:
- the LOC124643842 gene encoding uncharacterized protein LOC124643842, producing MQESEIESEENDQNSYIVGDDVTYLKDSGKEPSINTLIQQDLMQFQLPEPILGSACFISSSRTDSPISGEILPFSQDPMLNAACKLTTCSNYDLGKYSPEIVPNPRRRRRRTKKPTSNQMAPENEPLQQLQLQAQLNKVDCHSSNVSAPKDLVLDSKGPVITSPEIIPAKKQCTIQIKPTNTSHKSRSPDLEIQDHTKSSQSRALIEKQHDTDYHMTDTNNSTPQPEKKYHRSSTPIPISIITLNAPRNSSFDVVVDELPLDLSMKEYITQDNINNNHQHLPACEGKMPIPPVSSTFHTPSSLISLSLAVISKESLTLLVHSSKDLLPTVEKQSCPIPSTSRADSVSPRPSFNFDDPWNSDFSPDDGDPDYQPSEQLNTSHTSNESLTLEPVDETRVKRKRAKRGKANKENWTYNQNKIKRMKGESYSGRRKTEDGKIVFDLEKNERSVQPRCDHNDSCKYFDCYKLTEEDRNMLFKNYWKLSWDTKKIWVQQTVQKLGVSKRKCSGNSFRRGNTFKYSFNVLGEKYKVCKKMYLNTLNIGEWSVHNWAKNEDRDEVASESDKTHRNNSVKAFENIGRNHAIEFLNNLPKLESHYCRKTTSKLYLEQIWQSKEQLYREYVKQLLDKGINEYKVSQKIFFQEFDAMNLSLFSPKKDQCDLCCAFKVGNIAEEVYTAHREKKERARQEKTADKNNPDPETMVFTFDLQAVLLSPSLKASALYYKTKLKVHNFTLFNIKNNDGYCYIWHECEGGLSANEFCSILQHFIKHYIPQNVKKIIFWSDGCTNQNRNAILANALLQIAVQKEITITQKYLEKGHTQMEADSMHSTIERQLRNREIYSPAQYIDVCRNARLNKPYVVNYLDHSIFRKFSSMPYLNSIRPGKKAGEATVFDLRCIEYRTDGTIYIKQEFSEEFEQLRRKIKKPRDSDSMPRLYDARIPIPRTKYIHLQELKEVLPQDVHLFYDSLPHECPGNGRNGNICTCRKNILSEES from the coding sequence ATGCAAGAGTCTGAAATAGAAAGTGAAGAAAATGATCAGAATTCCTACATTGTTGGAGACGATGTTACATATTTGAAAGACTCGGGCAAGGAACCTTCTATCAATACATTAATTCAGCAAGATTTAATGCAGTTCCAACTTCCAGAGCCCATCTTAGGTTCAGcatgttttatttcttcaagTCGTACTGATTCGCCAATTTCTGGCGAAATATTACCATTTTCACAAGATCCCATGCTAAATGCAGCTTGCAAGTTGACTACCTGTTCTAATTATGATCTTGGAAAATATTCTCCAGAAATTGTACCAAATCCACGACGGCGTCGTCGTCGCACAAAGAAACCCACATCTAATCAGATGGCTCCAGAAAATGAGCCACTGCAGCAGCTGCAGCTACAAGCGCAACTAAATAAAGTAGATTGTCATTCTTCGAATGTTTCTGCACCAAAGGACTTAGTTTTAGACAGTAAAGGACCAGTCATAACTTCACCTGAAATAATACCCGCAAAAAAACAGTGCACTATTCAAATAAAACCTACGAATACATCCCACAAATCTCGTTCACCTGATCTAGAAATACAAGATCATACAAAATCTTCGCAGTCACGAGCTTTGATTGAAAAACAGCATGACACCGACTATCACATGACAGACACTAATAATAGTACACCACaaccagaaaaaaaatatcacagatCATCCACTCCCATACCAATTTCAATAATTACTCTAAATGCCCCGCGAAACAGTAGTTTTGACGTGGTTGTTGATGAACTTCCCTTAGATTTAAGCATGAAAGAATATATCACTCAGGATAACATCAACAATAACCATCAACATTTACCTGCATGTGAAGGAAAAATGCCAATACCGCCAGTTTCTTCAACTTTTCACACGCCGTCATCGCTTATTTCACTATCGCTTGCAGTAATTTCAAAGGAGTCCTTAACTTTGCTAGTGCACTCTTCAAAGGACTTATTACCAACGGTTGAAAAACAAAGCTGTCCTATACCTTCTACCAGTAGAGCTGATTCGGTGTCTCCACGTCCTTCCTTCAACTTTGATGATCCGTGGAATAGTGATTTTTCTCCTGACGATGGGGATCCCGACTATCAACCAAGTGAACAGTTAAATACATCACATACTTCAAATGAATCGTTGACCCTAGAACCAGTTGATGAGACAAGAGTGAAGCGAAAACGGGCCAAGCGAGgcaaagcaaataaagaaaactggacttataatcaaaataaaattaaaagaatgaAGGGAGAGAGTTACAGTGGGAGGAGAAAAACAGAAGACGGCAAAATTGTGTTCGATCTTGAAAAAAATGAGCGTAGTGTTCAGCCTCGTTGTGATCATAATGAttcttgcaaatattttgattgCTACAAATTAACAGAAGAAGATCGAAATATGTTATTTAAGAATTACTGGAAGCTATCCTGGGATACAAAAAAAATTTGGGTACAACAAACTGTTCAAAAACTAGGTGTTTCCAAGCGGAAGTGTAGCGGAAACAGTTTTCGCAGAGGTAATACTTTCAAGTACTCATTTAATGTGTTGGGAGAAAAATACAAAGTTtgcaaaaaaatgtacttaaataCATTGAATATTGGCGAATGGTCTGTACATAACTGGGCCAAAAATGAAGACAGAGATGAAGTGGCGTCGGAGTCTGACAAAACCCACAGAAATAACAGCGTAAAAGCGTTTGAAAACATTGGAAGAAATCATGCaatagaatttttaaataatttaccaaAATTAGAGTCGCACTACTGCAGGAAGACGACAAGCAAACTTTATTTAGAACAGATATGGCAAAGCAAAGAACAGCTATACAGAGAATACGTGAAGCAGCTTTTAGACAAAGGCATTAATGAATATAAAGTTTCACAGAAGATTTTCTTTCAAGAATTCGATGCTATGAATCTGTCACTATTTTCACCAAAAAAAGACCAATGTGACTTGTGCTGTGCCTTCAAAGTCGGGAACATTGCAGAAGAGGTATATACAGCACATAGAGAGAAAAAAGAAAGAGCAAGACAAGAAAAAACCGCAGACAAAAATAATCCCGATCCTGAGACAATGGTATTTACTTTTGATTTACAAGCAGTGCTTCTATCACCCTCATTAAAAGCATCTgcactttattataaaacaaaactcaaAGTACACAACTTTACTttgttcaatataaaaaataatgacggGTATTGTTATATTTGGCATGAATGTGAAGGTGGTCTTTCTGCAAACGAATTTTGCAGTATATTGCAGCACTTTATTAAGCATTACATTCCACAAAACGTcaagaagattattttttggAGCGATGGATGCACGAATCAGAATCGAAATGCTATACTTGCAAATGCTTTACTGCAAATCGCTGTCCAAAAAGAAATTACGATTACCCAAAAATACCTTGAAAAGGGACACACTCAAATGGAGGCAGATTCTATGCATTCCACAATAGAACGACAACTAAGAAATCGAGAAATTTACTCCCCGGCCCAATACATAGATGTCTGTCGAAATGCACGTTTGAATAAACCctatgttgtaaattatttagaCCACAGCATTTTCCGAAAGTTTAGCTCAATGCCATATTTAAACTCTATAAGACCGGGCAAGAAAGCAGGAGAAGCAACTGTGTTTGATTTGCGTTGCATTGAGTACAGAACTGACGgaactatttacataaaacaagaGTTCTCCGAAGAATTTGAACAATTAcgcagaaaaattaaaaaaccaaGAGACTCAGACTCAATGCCTCGTCTGTATGACGCAAGGATTCCTATACCTCGAACTAAATACATCCATTTGCAGGAACTTAAGGAAGTTCTACCCCAAGacgttcatttattttatgacagtTTACCCCATGAATGTCCAGGTAATGGGAGAAATGGAAATATCTGCACgtgcagaaaaaatattttgagcgaagagtcttaa